The Trichoplusia ni isolate ovarian cell line Hi5 chromosome 10, tn1, whole genome shotgun sequence genome window below encodes:
- the LOC113498060 gene encoding carcinine transporter-like, with protein MDFDAILEDVGTFGRYQKMVIYLILLPAVIPCGFHAYAQLFMAAHVDHWCRVPELDFISDLYIAKNLSIPMELKNGELKYSECTMYKLNYSKIAKTYESLDYFNLKETSPEIVPCTSGWTYDKTVYKNTVVTEWDLVCDRDFFPTLGLVLLAVGGIIGNYIFGYLQDTLGRKPSFFIYLLIECVFGVATAFAQNYVIWSIYRTGVGFTVPAIMTTPYVLAIEMVGPRCRTLCTILSNIAYSTGLILLAGVVYLVRDWRHLALATTLPFLCFFLYLWPMPESPRWLLARGEFEKAEVILRNMARINGKSLPANYMVQLHRKYETNKLNKDLEKAKTRKYGILDLFRTPNLRKKTIIITFIWFTNTSVYVGLSYYAPVLGGDEFLNFFLAGIVELPTYLFLWPSMERLGRRWTLCMSMVVGGIACLTTFLVQHETYVTLALYCVGKMGISSSFVVLPLMASELYPTVVRGLGMSLSSVLGMLGPIFIPLVNYLGSDIMVLPLIIMGALLVAGGIASLLLPETLNQHLPQTLEDGEKMGLDTDFCCNPPVRESKQEVKEINLELNNCNACSALCSCQMVNVSLADNIATVIDKENEKVDFLIVK; from the exons ATGGATTTCGATGCTATTTTGGAAGATGTTGGCACCTTCGGACGGTACCAGAAAATGGTGATATACCTGATCCTGCTACCAGCTGTGATTCCGTGCGGCTTTCATGCGTATGCACAACTCTTTATGGCCGCCCACGTCGATCACTGGTGCAGGGTCCCTGAATTAGACTTTATATCGGATCTCTATATAGCTAAGAATTTGAG TATACCCATGGAATTGAAGAATGGTGAGCTTAAATATTCAGAGTGTACAATGTATAAGCTGAACTATAGCAAAATAGCAAAGACTTATGAGAGTCTTGATTACTTTAACCTGAAGGAGACTTCTCCGGAAATCGTGCCTTGTACCAGTGGATGGACTTATGACAAGACCGTGTATAAGAACACTGTTGTAACAGAG TGGGACCTCGTCTGCGACAGGGACTTCTTCCCAACATTGGGGCTGGTCCTCTTAGCAGTCGGGGGGATCATTGGCAACTACATCTTCGGCTACCTGCAAGACACCCTCGGAAGGAAACCATCGTTCTTCATATACCTTCTTATAGAATGTGTATTTGGAGTGGCTACGGCTTTCGCTCAGAATTATGTCATTTGGAGTATTTACAGGACTGGTGTAGGGTTTACTGTGCCGGCGATTATGACAACGCCTTACGTGTTAG CTATAGAAATGGTAGGTCCTCGATGCAGAACTCTATGCACGATACTCTCTAACATCGCTTACTCCACGGGCCTTATCCTGCTGGCCGGCGTGGTGTATCTGGTGAGGGACTGGCGCCACCTGGCCTTGGCCACCACCCTGCCCTTCCTCTGCTTCTTCCTGTACCTGTGGCCGATGCCAGAAAGTCCTCGGTGGCTACTTGCTCGAGGAGAGTTCGAGAAAGCTGAAGTCATCTTGAGGAATATGGCTAG GATAAACGGCAAATCCTTACCAGCAAACTATATGGTGCAATTACATCGCAAATATGAAACgaacaaactaaacaaagatCTCGAGAAGGCTAAAACAAGAAAGTACGGGATTCTGGATCTGTTTAGAACTCCTAATTTGAGAAAGAAAaccattattataacttttatatggTTCACGAACACTAGTGTCTACGTTGGCCTATCGTATTACGCCCCCGTTTTGGGTGGCGATGAGTTTCTGAACTTCTTTTTGGCTGGGATCGTGGAACTGCCGACTTATCTGTTTCTTTGGCCCTCAATGGAGAGGCTTGGGAGACGGTGGACATTGTGCATGAGCATGGTGGTAGGCGGAATTGCATGCTTGACCACGTTCTTGGTGCAGCACG AGACGTATGTAACGCTGGCGCTGTACTGTGTGGGCAAGATGGGGATATCGTCTTCCTTCGTAGTTTTGCCACTCATGGCTTCAGAACTGTACCCCACCGTGGTGCGAGGTCTCGGAATGAGTCTGAGCTCCGTATTGGGGATGTTAGGACCTATTTTCATTCCCCTTGTTAACTACTTG gGATCGGACATAATGGTACTTCCATTAATAATAATGGGTGCATTGCTAGTAGCAGGAGGGATAGCCAGTTTATTACTGCCAGAGACATTAAACCAGCACCTTCCTCAGACCTTGGAGGATGGCGAGAAAATGGGACTCGATACAGACTTCTGCTGTAATCCTCCTGTGAGAGAATCAAAACAAGAagtgaaagaaataaatttagaaCTTAATAATTGTAACGCGTGTAGTGCTTTGTGTTCCTGTCAAATGGTTAATGTATCTCTTGCAGATAATATCGCTACTGtaattgataaagaaaatgaaaaagtagattttttaattgttaagtaA
- the LOC113498031 gene encoding probable cytosolic oligopeptidase A has product MALSFFRSNVIARNVKRQLYQNKRNAGYVVLIPEIGEDAENTLLSDNGLPEFNDISIEKCIATISKQSLEYENGVKQIEQTSANCKNAFEEVFKPLEKLDSQLELTWGLAKTLYLGNSSLMPTKSYIQIHERAHKARSTKFNSIPIFQAAITEKNRLKKLTDEEQRLLDKYILEGKLNGLDVKGMKRDRLSNILSGLQKERQMFRDKVNIANKVFTSTIKDGSVMREFPDTLVHSMAMGADPNKGPWKVTLQPHIYEPFMQYCPNRQLRWNAWQAHVQRCSSYVNKEIETASNLENVRSLRREQAIILGYETYADMSMETKMAGSVENVNNVLDSLLESARSMQDVELELLHRYAQERGFDDKLEHWDIPYWQRKQKWSLYGFDEDKIREYFPLPKVINSLFNLCSTLFNIQIVERAGINTWHKDVKFYDVFDESGNTPIANFYFDPYARQDQKIRIYDDAGWHIAMRNKCKSSETTPLSALIFNFQAPSDGKQSLLSFNEVSILFQRFGHSLRHLLTKANYSEVAGLSNVEWDAAEVCGQVMTHWLYDPHTITALSGHYITDETLPDDIIKNLQNIRGHMSGYNLCKELYLSKLDLEFHTKTAFWRDIVRELWPKYHALPFDKYDSHPLSFTKIVSEEWGSAYYCRLWSRMIAADIYSAFEEARKGDQDIIAVGKRYRDTFLAVGGSCHPSEVFRRFRGRDPSPHALLKNLGLPKKVIEE; this is encoded by the exons ATGGCATTATCATTTTTTCGTAGCAATGTTATTGCAAGAAATGTCAAACGTCAACTTTATCAGAATAAACGAAACGCTGGATATGTTGTCCT GATTCCTGAGATCGGCGAGGATGCCGAGAACACTCTGCTCTCTGATAACGGCTTGCCAGAGTTCAATGACATTTCAATCGAGAAGTGCATTGCGACAATCAGCAAACAAAGCTTGGAATATGAAAATGGAGTCAAGCAGATTGAGCAAACTTCAGCCAACTGTAAAAATGCCTTTGAAGAAGTATTCAAGCCATTGGAAAAGCTTGATTCACAGCTGGAACTGACTTGGGGTTTGGCTAAGACATTATACCTTGGCAACAGCTCACTAATGCCAACCAAgtcatacatacaaatacatgAAAGAGCACACAAGGCACGCTCCACTAAATTCAACAGTATTCCTATTTTCCAAGCCGCCATTACTGAAAAGAATCGCCTCAAAAAGCTGACTGATGAAGAACAAAGGCTTCTTGATAAGTATATATTAGAAGGAAAACTCAATGGTTTAGATGTTAAGGGTATGAAAAGAGACAGATTAAGTAATATACTTTCAGGTTTGCAGAAAGAGAGGCAGATGTTCAGAGACAAAGTGAATATTGCTAATAAGGTTTTCACAAGTACCATAAAAGATGGCAGTGTAATGAGGGAATTCCCAGATACATTAGTCCATTCAATGGCCATGGGTGCGGACCCCAATAAAGGCCCCTGGAAGGTTACATTGCAGCCACATATCTATGAGCCTTTCATGCAATACTGCCCCAACAGACAGCTGCGATGGAATGCGTGGCAGGCCCATGTACAGAGATGCTCCAGCTATGTAAATAAGGAAATAGAAACTGCCTCAAATCTGGAGAATGTCCGAAGTCTACGAAGAGAACAAGCAATTATCCTGGGTTATGAAACATATGCAGACATGAGCATGGAAACCAAAATGGCTGGATCAgtagaaaatgtaaataatgtgcTTGACAGCTTATTGGAGAGTGCCAGATCCATGCAGGATGTTGAACTTGAGTTACTACACAGGTATGCGCAGGAACGAGGGTTTGATGACAAACTAGAGCACTGGGATATACCTTACTGGCAACGAAAACAGAAATGGTCACTATATGGGTTTGATGAAGACAAAATAAGGGAGTACTTCCCACTCCCAAAAGTTATCAATAGCCTCTTCAATCTCTGTAGCACTCTGTTTAATATCCAAATTGTTGAGCGTGCAGGCATCAACACATGGCACAAAGATGTAAAATTCTATGATGTGTTTGACGAATCTGGTAATACACCAATTGCCAACTTTTATTTTGACCCTTATGCGCGCCAGGACcaaaaaatacgtatatatGATGATGCTGGCTGGCACATAGCTATGAGAAATAAATGCAAATCTTCTGAAACCACTCCACTGTCTGCATTAATATTCAACTTCCAAGCACCTTCTGATGGCAAACAATCTTTACTATCCTTCAATGAGGTTAGCATTCTTTTCCAGAGATTTGGACATTCACTTCGACATTTACTAACCAAAGCAAACTATTCCGAGGTAGCTGGACTGTCTAATGTGGAATGGGATGCAGCTGAAGTCTGTGGTCAAGTGATGACCCACTGGCTGTATGACCCACACACTATCACTGCTCTAAGTGGACATTATATTACAGACGAGACCCTGCCAGACGATATTATCAAGAACCTGCAAAACATCAGAGGTCACATGTCAGGGTATAACCTGTGCAAAGAATTGTATCTATCCAAACTTGACTTAGAATTTCACACAAAGACAGCATTTTGGAGGGACATAGTGAGGGAATTGTGGCCAAAATATCATGCATTACCATTTGACAAGTACGATTCCCACCCTCTTTCCTTTACAAAGATTGTGTCTGAGGAATGGGGAAGCGCGTACTACTGCCGCTTGTGGTCGAGAATGATTGCGGCTGACATTTACAGTGCATTTGAAGAAGCGAGGAAAGGCGATCAAGATATTATTGCAGTAGGCAAGAGGTACAGGGATACATTCCTGGCTGTGGGCGGCAGCTGCCATCCCAGCGAGGTGTTCCGAAGATTCCGAGGAAGGGACCCCTCCCCACACGCTTTGCTTAAAAATCTTGGTCTGCCCAAAAAAGTTATTGAAGAATAG
- the LOC113498038 gene encoding dynein assembly factor 4, axonemal-like, giving the protein MLKIFVVMRAKFKLICYYSDDNSMSSGITDTTRFFLIVVLYFSNMPIIVKDYTWSQTNNVVHIRIPLNPVSHEKVDLFPTDKYIKANFSPFLFEVFLLHDVNIKKSKCIVNDDLITLDLVKYEDITWDSLQKDLTKAEKHEIRQEVLERCQEEAKQESEDKKVKKSQLDRFAVQQAMEIDNKQHNLMDSRRDAERKKAMDALEEWRVGTNDEQKGTAPKAITAPPLERRGVEIVELPPSDEETDKKEDVPPLESSIVPKEIHQSYTTPRKPIKTPVKSEYVEKKKQETAKRVLPRLRQTMELEIKHTPRTFPTPSRESTAEEEQAWLKNITLARRATGFVSEDLRPEEQDPQWCKEKGDEFFRSGNFLGAISAYTHGITLSDKLPSLFANRSATHFALGNFNKCLNDCSTALDLMKPPCESNRRSRAKCMARRAAALARLGYLNKAIDEMKAAGKLLPDDATIKKDIYDMEKAWEQNPDSD; this is encoded by the exons atgttaaaaatatttgttgtcatGCGCGCCAAATTCAAGCTCATCTGTTACTATAGCGACGATAACAGTATGTCTAGCGGCATTACTGACACAACTAGATTCTTTTTAATCGTTGTGTTATACTTCAGCAATATGCCTATAATTGTGAAGGATTACACGTGGTCGCAAACAAATAATGTCGTGCATATAAGAATACCCTTAAATCCCGTAAGCCATGAAAAAGTCGATTTGTTTCCGACGGACAAGTATATCAAAGCTAATTTTAGCccatttttgtttgaagtatttCTGCTCCACgatgtaaacattaaaaaaagtaaatgcaTCGTGAACGATGACTTGATAACTTTAGATTTAGTCAAGTATGAAGACATTACATGGGATAGTTTACAAAAGGATTTGACTAAAGCAGAGAAGCATGAAATAAGACAAGAAGTCCTAGAAAGGTGCCAGGAGGAAGCTAAGCAAGAGTCTGAggacaaaaaagtaaaaaaaagtcaaTTGGATAGGTTCGCAGTGCAGCAGGCTATGGAAATAGACAATAAACAACATAACCTGATGGACTCTCGGCGTGATGCGGAGAGAAAAAAAGCTATGGATGCATTAGAGGAGTGGAGAGTTGGTACTAACGATGAGCAGAAGGGCACAGCACCAAAAGCGATAACAGCTCCGCCACTGGAGCGTAGAGGTGTGGAAATCGTAGAGTTACCCCCTTCAGACGAAGAAACTGACAAAAAGGAAGATGTTCCTCCTTTAGAATCAAGCATAGTGCCAAAAGAAATCCACCAGAGTTATACAACTCCaagaaaaccaattaaaacgCCGGTTAAATCTGAGTACGTCGAGAAGAAAAAGCAGGAAACAGCCAAGAGAGTGCTACCAAGGTTGAGACAGACAATGGAATTGGAAATAAAACATACTCCGAGAACATTTCCTACACCTAGCAGGGAGTCCACGGCGGAGGAAGAACAAGCCTGGCTCAAGAATATCACGTTAGCTAGGCGAGCTACTG GTTTCGTTTCCGAGGACCTCAGGCCAGAAGAACAGGATCCGCAATGGTGCAAAGAGAAAGGCGACGAGTTCTTCCGGAGCGGGAACTTCCTAGGAGCCATAAGCGCATACACGCACGGCATCACACTGTCTGACAAGCTGCCCAGTCTGTTCGCAAATAGATCAGCCACGCACTTCGCGTTGGGAAACTTTAATAAATGT TTGAACGACTGCTCAACAGCTTTGGATCTGATGAAACCACCTTGCGAGAGCAACCGGCGCAGCAGAGCGAAATGCATggcacggcgcgcggcggcccTCGCCCGACTTGGTTACCTCAACAAGGCAATAGACGAAATGAAAGCGGCCGGCAAACTGCTGCCAGACGACGCAACCAtcaaaaaagatatttatgacaTGGAGAAGGCATGGGAACAAAACCCGGATTCTGATTGA